Genomic DNA from Candidatus Poribacteria bacterium:
GCAAAAGGATAAGATTGATGACAGATTCCACAATGGAAATTACTTGAAAGACTGGCAGGAGAATGCCTATCCTTCTGGGAAAACGAGGCACCCGGTGGTGTATGTGAGTTGGTATGCGGCGATGGCTTACGCACAGTGGGCGGGGAAGCGGCTGCCTACGGAGGCGGAGTGGGAGTATACCGCACGGGGTGGGTTGGTGGGTAAAGAATTTCCCTGGGGCGATGAATGGGATCCCGATCAGGCGCACACCGGCGAGTGGCGTAATGGCAGCCGGACTGGTGGTACGGCGAAGGTGGGTCAATATCCGCCGAACGGGTACGGGCTGTATGACATGTCAGGCAATGTCTGGGAATGGTGTCTCGATGAGTACGATGCGGATTTCTATTCTACTTCGCCGCGTGAGAATCCGTTTTCCAGTACCAATGGGCTGGATTGGGTTATAAACAATTTCACAGATGTCGAATCAGATCGTGTGGTGCGCGGTGGATCGTGGTATGATACTGGGACAGAATTGCGCGTCTATTCTCGCAGCTCAAAGGAGCCTTTGAAAACGTACTTCGACACCGGGTTCCGTTGTGTGAAAGCTCAGTAACCCCTTAAATTTTTACTCTCTTATCCCTTTTATCTCCGAGCGATTTCACCATTCATTGGACTCCGAGATCTCAATCCAATGTCACAAAAATGCTTCTCCGAGGTTGAGCGTTAACCGCCCGGCTGCGATGCCCCCTGCCGGTGGTATCCTCTGCCAAAAGAATATCCCCCGGACCGAATCGCTTTACCGTGCCATCACCCACCTCAATGTCAACCCCACCGCTTAACGTGATGACGTATTGCCTGCGCGGAACGGTATGCCAATCATAATCGTAATCAGGACCAGTTTCTCGAAAAATGATGCCAGTCGCATCTTGAAGTTGTGACATCACCCCAATATTCCCGCTATCTTCAAGTGGAATCTCTATATCCTCAAAATGAGACTCACCATCGGAGCCAGTATAGAGACGCGTTATTTTCATCGTTGTTTCAAAACCTCCTGTAAATGAACAAATAGTTTTCACGTTTCACGCTCTCACCGTTTTGCGCTTGCTTTTGACATGAACTTAACCAAAGAGTGCTACAACTTTTTGGCAAATGCCGGTCTTTCCTCTATCACCCGCTTCGCCTTAAACGCCGTGCGCTCTAGGGNNNNNNNNNNNNAACGCCTCCCGGAGCGCGTTTGCGGTCTTCGTCTGAAGGGTTGACACCTGTTCCTGAGGCATTCCCTTCTGTTCCAACTCAGCCGAAATAGTACAGATATCCCGATGCGTTGAGCTGTCATGCATCAACCGAATACGGTATTCAGGACTCAGTTCTTCAAAGGAACGCACCACCTGCTCCACCTGCATCGGATAAAAGTTGACACCCATGAAAACAATCATATCGTCCGCTCTGCCCAAGATGCCTTCAGGAGACCGAGCATGAGTGCGTCCACACGGACACGGGGATCGGTCAAGCCGCACGAGATCATTTGTCCAGTACCGGATCATCGGCGTGGCACGCCGCTCAAGGTGTGTGATGACGAGAACCCCTACCTCACCCTCCGCGACAGGTTGTTTCGTCTCAGGATCGATCACTTCAATCAAATGAAGGTCCTCACTCCAATGTAACCCCGTTTTATGGGCGCATTCACTCGCAAAAGTAGGACCAATTTCGGCGAGTCCATAGTAGTCGTAGGCGTCAATGCCGAGCCCTCTCTCAATGGTTCGGCGTGTCGCTGGCACCTCCGTGCCCGGCTCCCCACCAAAGCAGCCAATCCGGAGATTGATATCCGAGATGCTATAATTATGTGCTCTCAGTTGTTCGGCGAGATAGATGGCATAAGAAGGAGTAGCAACGAGAACGGTGCTCTTGAGACGCACCATGTAATCAATCTGTCTTTCGGTCAACGCCGCGCCGATTGGAATCACGA
This window encodes:
- a CDS encoding phenylacetate--CoA ligase translates to MRRDMSIFYDHKIETMSRSDLNAQQLTKFKWQVDRCYHRSDFYRERFDAAGVSPADVKTLDDIRKFPFVHKEELREEQAQHPFLGRFTVAPEAEFREVHPSTGTTGTPVNTIWSATDVQYITEVTARTLWSIGVRPGDVLQNAFAYGLWVAGLAVHYAGSKIGCLVIPIGAALTERQIDYMVRLKSTVLVATPSYAIYLAEQLRAHNYSISDINLRIGCFGGEPGTEVPATRRTIERGLGIDAYDYYGLAEIGPTFASECAHKTGLHWSEDLHLIEVIDPETKQPVAEGEVGVLVITHLERRATPMIRYWTNDLVRLDRSPCPCGRTHARSPEGILGRADDMIVFMGVNFYPMQVEQVVRSFEELSPEYRIRLMHDSSTHRDICTISAELEQKGMPQEQVSTLQTKTANALREA
- a CDS encoding formylglycine-generating enzyme family protein; this encodes MNATVLVHVNDGVNSAVQSSKISVEILPPSEPIAPEGMVSIPASEFQMGNDEWGANNEQPVHTVYLDAFFMDKHEVTNFEYQQFVRANPSWQKDKIDDRFHNGNYLKDWQENAYPSGKTRHPVVYVSWYAAMAYAQWAGKRLPTEAEWEYTARGGLVGKEFPWGDEWDPDQAHTGEWRNGSRTGGTAKVGQYPPNGYGLYDMSGNVWEWCLDEYDADFYSTSPRENPFSSTNGLDWVINNFTDVESDRVVRGGSWYDTGTELRVYSRSSKEPLKTYFDTGFRCVKAQ